A genome region from Streptomyces antimycoticus includes the following:
- a CDS encoding helix-turn-helix domain-containing protein: MSEHRERENREREDRECTYRERRALIGRGAAVWTRTAGTGPQRVLPDGCTDLIWREAGPDGELLVAGPDTRARLAPGPPGTRAVGLRFAPGQGPAVLGVPAHELRDQLVPLAALWPGAEVRRLAERIADAERIAEAERIADAERIAEAQRTAEAERTAARQAAQGRLLEDAALGRLRTAEPPDPVLAAIVAGVSRGTGVAGIAAAVGLGERQLHRRSLAAFGYGAKTLGRVLRLNRALDLARTGVPFAEVAATAGYADQAHLAREVRALTGVPLGRLLQGSGG; this comes from the coding sequence TTGAGCGAGCACCGGGAGCGCGAGAACCGGGAACGCGAAGACCGGGAGTGCACGTACCGCGAGCGAAGGGCGCTGATCGGCCGCGGCGCCGCGGTGTGGACCCGTACGGCCGGCACCGGGCCGCAGCGGGTGCTCCCGGACGGCTGCACGGATCTGATCTGGAGAGAGGCGGGACCCGACGGCGAGCTGCTGGTCGCCGGGCCGGACACCCGCGCCCGTCTCGCCCCCGGCCCGCCCGGCACCCGCGCCGTGGGTCTGCGCTTCGCCCCAGGTCAGGGCCCCGCCGTGCTCGGCGTACCGGCGCATGAACTCCGCGATCAGCTCGTGCCGTTGGCCGCGCTCTGGCCGGGTGCGGAGGTCCGGCGGCTGGCCGAGCGGATCGCCGACGCCGAGCGGATCGCCGAAGCGGAGCGGATCGCCGACGCCGAGCGGATCGCCGAAGCGCAGCGGACGGCCGAAGCCGAGCGGACGGCCGCGCGGCAGGCGGCCCAGGGCCGTCTGCTGGAGGACGCCGCCCTGGGCCGCCTGCGGACGGCGGAACCGCCCGATCCCGTGCTCGCCGCCATCGTCGCCGGCGTCTCGCGCGGGACGGGCGTGGCCGGGATCGCCGCCGCCGTGGGGCTGGGGGAGCGGCAGCTGCACCGCCGGTCCCTCGCCGCGTTCGGCTACGGCGCCAAGACGCTGGGCCGCGTGCTGCGGCTGAACCGGGCTCTGGACCTGGCGCGCACCGGCGTCCCCTTCGCGGAGGTCGCGGCCACGGCGGGCTACGCCGACCAGGCACATCTCGCCCGCGAGGTCAGGGCCCTGACCGGCGTCCCCCTGGGCCGTCTGCTCCAGGGGTCAGGAGGGTAG
- a CDS encoding VOC family protein has protein sequence MTARFNAIGLVVADLATSLAFYRRLGLDIPAEADAQPHAEAALPGGARLMWDTVETVRSFDPEWTPPSGSHQVALAFACDSPADVDKTYQDLVGAGVRGKKEPWDAPWGQRYATVLDPDGNSLDLFAPLPS, from the coding sequence ATGACAGCACGATTCAACGCCATCGGCCTGGTCGTCGCCGACCTGGCCACCTCCCTCGCCTTCTACCGCCGCCTCGGCCTCGACATCCCGGCCGAGGCCGACGCCCAGCCGCACGCCGAGGCCGCCCTGCCCGGCGGGGCGCGGCTGATGTGGGACACCGTCGAGACGGTGCGCTCCTTCGACCCGGAATGGACGCCGCCGAGCGGTTCCCACCAGGTGGCACTGGCCTTCGCCTGCGACAGCCCGGCCGATGTGGACAAGACCTACCAGGACCTCGTGGGGGCGGGCGTGCGCGGCAAGAAGGAGCCGTGGGACGCGCCGTGGGGCCAGCGCTACGCGACGGTCCTCGACCCCGACGGCAACAGCCTGGACCTCTTCGCGCCGCTACCCTCCTGA
- a CDS encoding beta-ketoacyl-ACP synthase III: MTGSHVLALGHYQPAKVLGNDDLAAMVDTSDEWIRSRVGIRTRHLARPDETVDEMAAAAAAKALAHSGLAPSDIDLVLVATCTAIDRSPNMAARVAARLGLAHPATMDLNVVCAGFTHALATADHTIRAGAATAALVIGADKFSAATDWTDRSTCVLTGDGAGAAVVVAAERPGVGPVVWGSVPEMGGAVRIEGTPPRFAQEGQTVYRWATTHLPPIARKVCERAGTSPEELAGVVLHQANLRIIEPVAQKLGAVNAVIARDVVESGNTSAASIPLALSKLVERGEVASGAPVLLFGFGGNLSYAGQVIHCP, translated from the coding sequence ATGACCGGCTCACACGTACTGGCACTCGGCCACTACCAGCCCGCGAAGGTACTCGGCAACGACGACCTCGCGGCCATGGTCGACACCAGCGACGAGTGGATCCGCAGCCGGGTCGGCATCCGCACCCGGCATCTCGCCCGCCCCGACGAAACGGTCGACGAGATGGCCGCGGCGGCCGCCGCCAAGGCGCTGGCCCACAGCGGGCTGGCCCCCTCCGACATCGACCTCGTGCTCGTCGCCACCTGCACGGCGATCGACCGCAGCCCCAACATGGCGGCCCGGGTCGCCGCCCGGCTCGGGCTCGCCCACCCCGCCACCATGGACCTCAATGTGGTGTGCGCCGGTTTCACCCACGCCCTCGCCACCGCCGACCACACCATCCGGGCCGGGGCGGCCACCGCGGCCCTGGTGATCGGCGCGGACAAGTTCAGCGCGGCCACCGACTGGACCGACCGCTCCACCTGCGTCCTGACCGGCGACGGCGCGGGCGCGGCCGTGGTGGTGGCCGCCGAGCGGCCGGGCGTCGGCCCGGTGGTGTGGGGCTCGGTCCCGGAGATGGGCGGCGCGGTCCGTATCGAGGGCACACCGCCCCGCTTCGCGCAGGAGGGCCAGACCGTTTACCGCTGGGCCACCACCCATCTGCCGCCGATCGCGCGGAAGGTGTGCGAACGGGCCGGGACCTCCCCGGAGGAGCTGGCCGGTGTCGTGCTGCACCAGGCCAATCTGCGGATCATCGAGCCGGTCGCCCAGAAGCTGGGCGCGGTCAACGCGGTGATCGCCCGCGATGTGGTGGAGTCCGGCAACACCTCGGCGGCCAGCATTCCGCTCGCCCTCTCCAAGCTGGTCGAGCGCGGGGAGGTGGCCTCCGGCGCCCCGGTGCTGCTCTTCGGCTTCGGCGGCAATCTGTCGTACGCCGGCCAGGTCATCCACTGCCCCTGA
- a CDS encoding HAD family acid phosphatase, which translates to MTAGRVRSRRLGMTTVVVALAIGVGGTATTATAATPGTTATTAAAAAPSSATAAEDVDYETWQRDVRAIVDEQARPYIEERTVDPSGEKQAIVLDIDNTSLETDFGFTFPQPPVEPVLKLSQYAHDHGVAIFFVTARPGIISWPTEYNLEKAGYSVAGLYVRHLPDLFRHVADYKTAKRAEIEKNGYTIIANIGNSPTDISGGHAEKSFKLPDYDGRLS; encoded by the coding sequence ATGACAGCAGGACGCGTGCGATCACGGCGGCTCGGCATGACGACGGTGGTCGTCGCCCTCGCCATCGGCGTCGGCGGAACGGCCACCACGGCGACCGCCGCCACGCCCGGCACCACCGCCACCACGGCGGCCGCGGCGGCGCCGTCGAGCGCCACCGCCGCCGAGGACGTCGACTACGAGACCTGGCAGCGCGATGTTCGCGCCATCGTCGACGAGCAGGCCCGCCCCTACATCGAGGAGCGCACCGTCGACCCGTCGGGCGAGAAGCAGGCCATCGTCCTGGACATCGACAACACCTCGCTGGAGACGGACTTCGGCTTCACCTTCCCCCAGCCGCCCGTCGAGCCGGTCCTGAAGCTCTCCCAGTACGCGCACGACCACGGCGTGGCCATCTTCTTCGTCACCGCGCGGCCCGGCATCATCTCCTGGCCGACCGAGTACAACCTGGAGAAGGCCGGCTACTCGGTCGCCGGTCTGTACGTACGCCACCTGCCGGACCTCTTCCGACACGTGGCCGACTACAAGACCGCCAAGCGGGCGGAGATCGAGAAGAACGGCTACACGATCATCGCCAACATCGGCAACAGCCCCACCGACATCAGCGGCGGCCACGCCGAGAAGTCCTTCAAGCTCCCGGACTACGACGGCCGGCTTTCCTGA
- a CDS encoding STAS domain-containing protein, producing MFDDRPAFGVRVHALGGVTVAEIAGELDIFAAGRIVARLDSLIQARCPDLVLDLRPVTFLDCAGLSLLCRLRNRVLERDGRLRLVIDEPRFVRLLRMVRLDDAFEVLEDLTPAIAGVAGPVAGGGGDAFA from the coding sequence ATGTTCGATGATCGGCCCGCCTTCGGCGTCCGAGTCCATGCACTCGGCGGTGTCACCGTCGCCGAGATCGCGGGAGAGTTGGACATCTTCGCCGCGGGGCGGATCGTGGCTCGGCTCGATTCCCTCATCCAGGCACGGTGTCCGGATCTGGTCCTGGACCTACGGCCGGTCACATTCCTGGACTGTGCCGGATTGTCGTTACTGTGCCGATTGCGCAATCGCGTGCTGGAGCGGGACGGGCGGCTGCGGCTCGTCATCGACGAACCGCGGTTTGTGCGGCTGCTGCGCATGGTCCGGCTGGACGACGCGTTCGAGGTACTGGAGGATCTGACTCCGGCGATCGCGGGGGTGGCGGGTCCGGTGGCCGGAGGGGGCGGTGATGCCTTCGCTTAG
- a CDS encoding STAS domain-containing protein: MTQQGAPRDAPVPLERGAQNAVRGPVTGDPAAWTPSGRDSAAWGPSDGDSAAQGDLAGQGDPAGQGDPAGQADPAGPGDPVAQGDPAPQGDPVAQDGAALDVTAPRARTYRVGGYTVVELHGEIDIAGVGSVGPALDAATAGDEPAVIVDLRPAAFFDCSGLGLLCRAHRRVGERAGRMRLVCDNAVILRTLRAGRMLDVLHPVATLDEALRAEE; this comes from the coding sequence ATGACGCAGCAAGGCGCTCCCCGTGATGCGCCGGTGCCGCTGGAGCGCGGTGCCCAGAACGCCGTGCGGGGGCCCGTGACCGGGGATCCGGCGGCATGGACGCCCTCCGGCCGGGATTCGGCCGCATGGGGGCCCTCGGACGGGGATTCTGCGGCTCAGGGCGATCTGGCCGGTCAGGGTGATCCGGCCGGTCAGGGTGATCCGGCCGGTCAGGCTGATCCGGCCGGTCCGGGTGATCCGGTCGCGCAGGGCGATCCGGCGCCTCAGGGTGATCCGGTCGCTCAGGACGGCGCCGCCCTCGACGTCACCGCTCCCCGCGCCCGTACGTACCGGGTCGGCGGGTACACCGTCGTGGAGCTCCACGGTGAGATCGACATCGCCGGGGTGGGAAGTGTCGGACCGGCGCTGGACGCGGCCACGGCCGGGGACGAGCCCGCGGTGATCGTGGACTTACGTCCGGCCGCCTTCTTCGACTGCTCGGGCCTGGGGCTGCTGTGCCGGGCCCATCGTCGTGTAGGGGAGCGGGCCGGGCGGATGCGGCTGGTCTGCGACAACGCCGTGATCCTCCGCACCCTGCGGGCGGGGCGGATGCTGGATGTGCTCCACCCGGTCGCCACGCTGGACGAGGCGCTGCGCGCGGAGGAGTAG
- the snpA gene encoding snapalysin → MSLPKLALSATLGLGLAAALSAVPASAATPDHSTTQRSAAAAGYTASGEEKADTDAFIKAVMKSALAKQAKAPRGTAAVTVTYDASQAPTFQAQISRSAQIWNSSVSNVKLQAGSNADFSYREGNDPRGSYASTDGHGSGYVFLDYAQNQEYDSTRVTAHETGHVLGLPDHYEGPCSELMSGGGPGPSCTNSQPDQAEISRVNQLWANGLAKLEKQLAKSH, encoded by the coding sequence ATGTCACTCCCCAAGCTCGCGCTGTCCGCGACCCTCGGCCTCGGCCTGGCGGCCGCCCTGTCCGCCGTGCCCGCCTCCGCGGCCACGCCCGACCACTCCACGACCCAGCGCAGCGCCGCGGCCGCCGGCTACACGGCGAGCGGCGAGGAGAAGGCCGACACCGACGCCTTCATCAAGGCCGTCATGAAGTCGGCGCTGGCCAAGCAGGCCAAGGCCCCTCGCGGGACGGCCGCCGTCACCGTGACCTACGACGCCAGCCAGGCCCCGACCTTCCAGGCGCAGATCTCCCGCTCCGCCCAGATCTGGAACTCCTCGGTGAGCAACGTGAAGCTGCAGGCGGGCAGCAACGCGGACTTCAGCTACCGCGAGGGCAACGACCCCCGGGGCTCGTACGCGAGCACCGACGGCCACGGCAGCGGCTATGTCTTCCTGGACTACGCCCAGAACCAGGAGTACGACTCGACCCGGGTCACCGCGCACGAGACCGGCCACGTGCTGGGCCTGCCGGACCACTACGAGGGCCCGTGCAGCGAGCTGATGTCCGGTGGCGGCCCCGGCCCGTCCTGCACCAACTCGCAGCCCGACCAGGCCGAGATCAGCCGCGTGAACCAGCTCTGGGCCAATGGCCTGGCCAAGCTCGAGAAGCAGCTGGCCAAGTCCCACTGA
- a CDS encoding LysR family transcriptional regulator — MRHLRALCAIADTGSLRKAARQLGMTQPSLTTQLRRIENTIGGRLFSREVTGSRPTPLGRSVLCRARPIVAEMNALLSEVRLEAGQTADARLRIGSTGSRAVVGWLRRLRDRYPDADTTIHIDVSANALLQMVAANQLEVAFVHEVEGAPLRVPEGVERRVLVEREPQFVALAETHPAAARPTVRLADLAADQWMVDPSVDGEGPGLRRVLAAAGLNPRVVYGDYLTAADLVASGEVVTPCQPTARSRQGVAVRPLYGDPLTVRLFLASRAAPAARTGAAGLDPDTALPADTNATGPDDPDTVPGAPLDVDALFGDLADAYFEIAWASSAYRQWLVRNESPLLRSHEPRARDALDVLGLAGPAEVS, encoded by the coding sequence GTGAGGCACCTCCGTGCACTGTGCGCCATCGCCGACACCGGCAGCCTACGGAAGGCGGCGCGCCAACTGGGCATGACCCAGCCATCCTTGACGACCCAGCTCCGGCGCATCGAGAACACTATCGGCGGCCGGCTGTTCTCGCGGGAGGTCACCGGCAGTCGGCCGACCCCGCTGGGGCGGTCCGTGCTGTGCCGCGCCCGGCCGATCGTGGCCGAGATGAACGCCTTGCTCAGCGAGGTCCGGCTGGAGGCGGGACAGACCGCCGACGCCCGGTTACGCATCGGCAGCACCGGCAGCCGGGCCGTGGTCGGCTGGCTGCGCAGGCTCCGCGACCGCTATCCCGACGCGGACACCACCATCCACATCGACGTCTCCGCCAACGCGCTGCTGCAGATGGTCGCCGCCAACCAGCTCGAGGTCGCCTTCGTGCACGAGGTCGAGGGCGCGCCGCTGCGGGTGCCCGAGGGCGTGGAGCGCCGGGTGCTCGTGGAGCGGGAGCCGCAGTTCGTGGCGCTGGCCGAAACCCATCCGGCCGCCGCGCGGCCCACGGTGCGGCTCGCCGACCTCGCCGCCGACCAGTGGATGGTCGACCCCAGCGTGGACGGCGAGGGGCCCGGGCTGCGCCGGGTCCTGGCCGCCGCGGGGCTCAATCCGAGGGTGGTGTACGGGGACTATCTGACCGCCGCCGACCTGGTCGCCTCGGGCGAGGTGGTCACCCCCTGCCAGCCCACCGCGCGGTCCCGTCAGGGCGTGGCCGTCCGTCCGCTGTACGGGGATCCGCTGACGGTCCGGCTGTTCCTGGCCTCACGGGCGGCCCCGGCGGCCCGCACCGGGGCCGCCGGACTCGACCCGGACACGGCGCTCCCGGCCGACACCAATGCCACCGGACCCGACGACCCGGACACCGTGCCCGGCGCCCCGCTCGACGTCGACGCCCTCTTCGGCGACCTGGCGGACGCGTACTTCGAGATCGCCTGGGCGAGTTCCGCGTACCGCCAGTGGCTGGTCCGCAACGAGAGCCCGCTGCTGCGCTCCCATGAGCCGCGGGCCCGCGACGCGCTCGACGTCCTGGGGCTCGCCGGGCCCGCCGAGGTCTCGTAG
- a CDS encoding pyridoxamine 5'-phosphate oxidase family protein, whose protein sequence is MITEHDPQTALDTRFSSPDATATTWPEGRERLAAAELYWLSTVRRDGRPHVTPLIAVWFDGALCFCTGPEEQKARNLAHNPRCVLTTGAGMLHEGLDLVVEGEAEPVRDEATLGRIAAAYVAKYGEEWTFQVRDGAFHHDGHTALVFRVAPATAFGFRKGAYGQTRWRF, encoded by the coding sequence ATGATCACGGAGCACGATCCGCAGACCGCGCTGGACACCCGCTTCAGCAGCCCGGACGCCACCGCCACGACCTGGCCGGAGGGGCGTGAGCGGCTGGCGGCTGCGGAGCTGTACTGGCTGTCCACCGTCCGCCGGGACGGCCGCCCCCATGTCACCCCGCTCATCGCCGTCTGGTTCGACGGCGCGCTCTGCTTCTGCACCGGCCCCGAGGAACAGAAGGCCCGGAACCTCGCGCACAATCCGCGCTGCGTCCTGACCACGGGGGCGGGCATGCTGCACGAGGGGCTGGACCTGGTGGTCGAGGGCGAGGCCGAGCCGGTGCGGGACGAGGCCACGCTCGGGCGGATCGCCGCGGCGTATGTGGCGAAGTACGGCGAGGAGTGGACCTTCCAGGTGCGCGACGGCGCCTTCCACCACGACGGCCATACGGCCCTGGTGTTCCGGGTCGCCCCGGCCACGGCGTTCGGCTTCCGCAAGGGCGCGTACGGCCAGACGCGCTGGCGCTTCTGA
- a CDS encoding NmrA family NAD(P)-binding protein produces MPMNCPTPAPSAPVLVTGATGQQGGATARALLSAGVPVRALVRDPATERAKAVAALGAELVTGDLLDLDSVRRAAEGARAVFSIQMPDLNDLQGDSEWVQGRNLIDAARDAGVAQFVHTSVSGAGQHHTAPGWAEGRWAALEHYYATKTGLQDRVREAGFRHWTLLKPAFFMENFLSLLPNGPEGGLATVLQPGTELSLIAVADIGTAAAAAFADPERFHEVELELAGECMTMTRVAEVLSDVVGTEVTAPSMTADEALAAGMPEWGAGHVWLNEARQPARPAFARALGLPLTGFAEWARRHLRPAAA; encoded by the coding sequence ATGCCCATGAACTGCCCTACCCCCGCCCCGTCCGCGCCCGTTCTGGTCACCGGCGCCACCGGACAGCAGGGCGGCGCCACCGCCCGCGCCCTGCTCTCGGCGGGCGTTCCCGTACGGGCCCTGGTCCGCGACCCGGCCACCGAGCGGGCCAAGGCCGTGGCGGCGCTCGGCGCCGAGCTGGTCACCGGCGACCTGCTCGACCTCGACTCGGTGCGGCGGGCCGCCGAGGGGGCGCGCGCCGTGTTCTCGATCCAGATGCCCGATCTGAACGACCTCCAGGGCGACTCCGAGTGGGTCCAGGGGCGCAATCTGATCGACGCCGCGCGGGACGCGGGGGTGGCGCAGTTCGTGCACACCTCCGTCTCCGGCGCCGGACAGCACCACACCGCGCCCGGCTGGGCGGAGGGCCGCTGGGCGGCGCTGGAGCACTACTACGCGACCAAGACCGGCCTCCAGGACCGGGTCCGCGAGGCGGGCTTCCGCCACTGGACGCTCCTCAAGCCCGCCTTCTTCATGGAGAACTTCCTCTCCCTGCTCCCGAACGGCCCCGAGGGCGGCCTGGCCACCGTCCTCCAGCCCGGTACCGAGCTCTCCCTCATCGCCGTCGCCGACATCGGCACGGCGGCCGCCGCGGCCTTCGCCGACCCGGAGCGGTTCCACGAGGTCGAGCTGGAACTGGCGGGCGAGTGCATGACGATGACCCGCGTCGCCGAGGTCCTCTCGGACGTCGTGGGCACCGAGGTGACCGCCCCGTCGATGACCGCCGACGAGGCGCTCGCCGCCGGGATGCCGGAGTGGGGCGCCGGGCATGTGTGGCTGAACGAGGCCCGCCAGCCCGCCCGCCCCGCGTTCGCGCGCGCCCTCGGCCTCCCGCTCACCGGCTTCGCCGAATGGGCCCGGCGGCATCTGCGGCCCGCGGCCGCCTGA
- a CDS encoding TetR/AcrR family transcriptional regulator translates to MPAQRADARRNYERILAVAEEEVAAHGADASLEQIARTAKVGSATVRRHFPTRSALLEAVFRERIEVLAARARELAKEEDVRAALLEWLGALTVYSASVQGLATALLRNGELDPEHANPCVNTLAEAGEPLLRRAERAGVMAPGATAVDLVTLIAGIALATQHHPDPAAEADRLLGLAVAGISPPG, encoded by the coding sequence ATGCCCGCCCAGCGTGCGGACGCCCGGCGCAACTACGAGCGCATCCTCGCCGTGGCCGAGGAGGAGGTCGCCGCCCACGGCGCCGACGCCTCCCTGGAACAGATCGCCCGCACCGCCAAAGTCGGCTCGGCCACCGTGCGCCGCCACTTCCCCACCCGCAGCGCCCTCCTGGAGGCCGTCTTCCGCGAGCGGATCGAGGTCCTGGCCGCCCGCGCCCGGGAGCTCGCGAAGGAAGAGGACGTACGGGCCGCGCTGCTGGAGTGGCTGGGCGCGCTCACCGTCTACTCCGCCTCGGTGCAGGGCCTGGCCACCGCGCTGCTGCGGAACGGGGAGCTCGATCCGGAGCATGCGAACCCCTGCGTGAACACGCTCGCCGAGGCGGGTGAGCCGCTGCTGCGGCGGGCCGAGCGGGCCGGTGTGATGGCGCCCGGGGCGACCGCGGTCGACCTGGTCACCCTGATCGCCGGGATCGCGCTGGCCACCCAGCACCACCCGGACCCCGCCGCCGAGGCGGACCGGCTGCTGGGCCTGGCCGTCGCGGGGATCAGTCCGCCGGGGTGA
- the sodN gene encoding superoxide dismutase, Ni, whose translation MLSRLFAPKVQVSAHCDLPCGVYDPAQARIEAESVKAIQEKYQANEDPHFRARATTIKEERAELAKHHVSVLWSDYFKPPHFEKYPELHQLVNDTLKALSAAKGSTDPATGQKALDYIAQIDKIFWETKKG comes from the coding sequence ATGCTCTCCCGCCTGTTCGCCCCGAAGGTTCAGGTCAGCGCGCACTGCGACCTGCCCTGCGGTGTGTACGACCCGGCCCAGGCTCGTATCGAAGCCGAGTCCGTCAAGGCCATCCAGGAGAAGTACCAGGCCAACGAGGACCCGCACTTCCGCGCCCGTGCCACCACCATCAAGGAGGAGCGCGCGGAGCTCGCCAAGCACCACGTCTCGGTGCTGTGGAGTGACTACTTCAAGCCCCCGCACTTCGAGAAGTACCCGGAGCTGCACCAGCTGGTCAACGACACCCTCAAGGCCCTGAGCGCGGCCAAGGGCTCGACCGACCCGGCCACGGGTCAGAAGGCCCTGGACTACATCGCCCAGATCGACAAGATCTTCTGGGAGACCAAGAAGGGCTGA
- a CDS encoding CGNR zinc finger domain-containing protein — protein sequence MELAYYSDLAVRLVNSEEPNRGTDTLTSVEAVRALFGESRQAARRATDADVTRLRSVRARLRAVFEAAAGGDEVLAVDLLNALLIEFPVSPQISGHETRDDDGRPKWHMHIADYAANAGSGYAATASMGLAFHLTELGADRLGICEASPCRNAYLDTSTNRSRRYCSDRCATRANVAAYRARKRLDAERSAGAERSRRQDREPTGRTADTAQQTSPAMDR from the coding sequence GTGGAACTGGCTTATTACTCGGATCTCGCCGTGCGCCTGGTCAACAGCGAGGAGCCAAACCGCGGCACCGACACCCTGACCTCGGTGGAGGCCGTGCGGGCGCTCTTCGGGGAGAGCCGGCAGGCGGCCCGGCGGGCGACGGACGCCGACGTCACCCGGCTGAGGTCGGTCCGGGCCCGGCTGCGTGCCGTCTTCGAGGCGGCGGCGGGCGGCGACGAGGTGCTGGCGGTGGACCTGCTGAACGCGCTGCTCATCGAGTTCCCGGTGAGCCCGCAGATCTCCGGCCATGAGACCCGTGACGACGACGGCCGCCCCAAGTGGCATATGCATATCGCGGACTACGCCGCCAACGCGGGCTCCGGATACGCCGCGACCGCCTCGATGGGGCTGGCCTTCCACCTCACCGAACTGGGCGCCGACCGGCTGGGCATCTGCGAGGCGTCACCCTGTCGCAACGCCTATCTCGACACCTCGACCAATCGATCCCGGCGCTACTGCTCCGACCGCTGCGCGACCCGCGCCAATGTGGCCGCCTACCGCGCGCGCAAACGCCTGGACGCCGAGCGGTCGGCCGGCGCCGAGCGCAGCCGGCGCCAGGATCGCGAGCCCACCGGCCGCACCGCGGACACCGCCCAGCAGACCAGCCCGGCCATGGACCGCTGA
- a CDS encoding amino acid ABC transporter ATP-binding protein, whose translation MVKAEGVHKSFGPVQVLKGIDLEVAPREVFCLIGPSGSGKSTFLRCINHLEKINSGRLYVDGDLVGYRQKGDKLYELKDREVAEKRRDIGMVFQRFNLFPHMTALENVIEAPVQVKRETKAVARERALKLLDRVGLADKAANYPSQLSGGQQQRVAIARALAMEPKLMLFDEPTSALDPELVGDVLDVMRGLAEDGMTMIVVTHEMGFAREVGDSVVFMDDGVVVESGHPREVLTNPRHERTKSFLSKVL comes from the coding sequence ATGGTGAAGGCCGAAGGCGTCCACAAGTCCTTCGGCCCGGTGCAGGTCCTCAAGGGCATCGACCTCGAGGTCGCGCCGCGCGAGGTGTTCTGCCTGATCGGCCCGTCCGGCTCCGGCAAGTCCACCTTCCTGCGCTGCATCAACCACCTGGAGAAGATCAACTCCGGGCGGCTGTACGTCGACGGCGACCTGGTCGGCTACCGCCAGAAGGGCGACAAGCTCTACGAGCTCAAGGACCGCGAGGTCGCCGAGAAGCGGCGCGACATCGGCATGGTCTTCCAGCGCTTCAACCTCTTCCCGCACATGACCGCGCTGGAGAACGTGATCGAGGCGCCGGTCCAGGTCAAGCGCGAGACCAAGGCGGTCGCGCGGGAGCGCGCGCTGAAGCTGCTGGACCGGGTGGGCCTCGCCGACAAGGCGGCCAACTACCCCTCCCAGCTCTCCGGCGGCCAGCAGCAGCGCGTCGCGATCGCGCGGGCGCTGGCGATGGAGCCCAAGCTGATGCTCTTCGACGAGCCCACCTCGGCGCTCGACCCGGAGCTGGTCGGCGATGTGCTCGATGTGATGCGCGGGCTCGCGGAGGACGGCATGACGATGATCGTCGTCACGCATGAGATGGGCTTCGCCCGCGAGGTCGGGGACTCGGTCGTCTTCATGGACGACGGCGTGGTGGTGGAGTCCGGGCACCCCCGGGAGGTGCTGACCAATCCGCGGCACGAGCGGACGAAGTCGTTCCTCTCCAAGGTGCTGTAG
- a CDS encoding amino acid ABC transporter permease has translation MTTKIDKAGRVDAPPPAPENIKAIPVRHYGRWVSAVITIAVLFLLISAFARGDVNWGAIPDYFFDGEILRGVRNTVWITILSMVLGVVLGIILAVMRLSKNPVTASIAWGYIWFFRGTPVYVQLLVWFNLGLVFDYINIMPIYKDEWSDFMTPFLAALLGLGLNEAAYMAEICRAGLQSVDEGQSEAAQALGMSHAKTLRRVVLPQAMRVIVPPTGNEFINMLKTTSLVIAVQYWDLLQATSEVGQNSGATAEMLFLAAAWYLILTSVLSVGQYYLERYYARGSSRSLPATPLQRVRANLLSFSNRSGGVGA, from the coding sequence GTGACGACAAAGATTGACAAGGCGGGTCGGGTCGACGCCCCGCCGCCGGCGCCGGAGAACATCAAGGCCATCCCGGTGCGGCACTACGGCCGCTGGGTCTCCGCGGTCATCACCATCGCCGTGCTCTTCCTGCTCATCTCCGCGTTCGCCCGCGGCGATGTGAACTGGGGCGCCATCCCGGACTACTTCTTCGACGGCGAGATCCTCAGGGGCGTCCGCAACACCGTCTGGATCACCATCCTCTCGATGGTGCTCGGCGTGGTCCTCGGCATCATCCTCGCCGTGATGCGGCTGTCGAAGAACCCGGTGACCGCCTCCATCGCCTGGGGCTACATCTGGTTCTTCCGCGGCACCCCGGTCTATGTGCAGCTACTGGTCTGGTTCAACCTCGGCCTGGTGTTCGACTACATCAACATCATGCCGATCTACAAGGACGAGTGGTCGGACTTCATGACCCCGTTCCTGGCCGCCCTGCTGGGCCTGGGCCTGAACGAGGCCGCGTACATGGCCGAGATCTGCCGGGCGGGCCTCCAGTCGGTCGACGAGGGTCAGTCCGAGGCCGCCCAGGCGCTCGGCATGAGCCACGCCAAGACGCTGCGCCGGGTGGTGCTGCCGCAGGCGATGCGGGTGATCGTGCCGCCGACCGGCAATGAGTTCATCAACATGCTCAAGACCACCTCGCTGGTGATCGCGGTGCAGTACTGGGATCTGCTGCAGGCCACCTCCGAGGTCGGCCAGAACTCCGGCGCCACCGCGGAGATGCTCTTCCTGGCGGCCGCCTGGTACCTGATCCTCACCTCGGTCCTGAGCGTGGGCCAGTACTACCTGGAGCGCTACTACGCGCGCGGCTCGAGCCGCAGCCTGCCGGCCACCCCGCTGCAGCGGGTCCGGGCCAATCTGCTCTCCTTCAGCAACCGCTCCGGAGGTGTCGGCGCATGA